A portion of the Nitratidesulfovibrio termitidis HI1 genome contains these proteins:
- a CDS encoding SemiSWEET family sugar transporter: protein MPAPVTDSATLSTLFDVIGYAAGLLTSLAYLPQVVRIARTRSADDISLPTFRLLAVGVSLWLAYGIGIGSWPIMAANAVGLTLILAVIWLKLRYSHR from the coding sequence ATGCCCGCGCCGGTCACCGATTCGGCCACCCTGTCCACGCTGTTCGACGTCATCGGCTACGCGGCGGGGCTGCTGACCTCGCTGGCCTACCTGCCGCAGGTGGTGCGCATCGCCCGCACCCGCTCCGCCGACGACATCTCGCTGCCCACCTTCCGCCTGCTGGCCGTGGGCGTTTCGCTGTGGCTGGCCTACGGCATCGGCATCGGGTCATGGCCGATCATGGCCGCCAACGCCGTGGGCCTGACGCTGATCCTGGCCGTGATCTGGCTGAAGCTGCGCTATTCCCACCGGTAG
- the rfbG gene encoding CDP-glucose 4,6-dehydratase, producing the protein MFADAYRGRKVLVTGHTGFKGSWLTAWLLQLGAEVAGLSVDVPTSPANFEEMGLGARITDIRADIRDRAAVCKAVADFAPEVVFHLAAQALVRKSYDDPAATIEANAMGTLNILEAVRCAPSVQAVVCITSDKCYRNDEWVWGYRETDHLGGEDPYSASKGCAEIIAHSYFRSFFKNGVRCATTRAGNVIGGGDWAADRIVPDCARAWAEGKAVQIRSPWATRPWQHVLEPLSGYLWLGAKLLLNEQGPFPLSGEAYNFGPAADVNNNVAEVVDALAPYWPGFASEMDRAGQAGMKECTLLKLCCDKSLAYLGWQATLNFAETIRFTAEWYRAFYAPAGAERPDMYAFTMNQIAEYSDKAAAKGLAWAN; encoded by the coding sequence ATGTTTGCAGATGCCTATCGCGGCCGCAAGGTGCTGGTCACCGGCCATACCGGGTTCAAGGGGTCGTGGCTGACCGCGTGGTTGTTGCAGCTTGGCGCGGAAGTGGCCGGGCTGTCGGTGGACGTGCCCACCAGCCCCGCCAATTTCGAAGAGATGGGCCTTGGCGCCCGCATCACGGACATCCGCGCCGACATCCGCGACCGTGCGGCGGTGTGCAAGGCCGTGGCCGACTTTGCGCCCGAGGTGGTCTTTCACCTGGCGGCGCAGGCGCTGGTGCGCAAGTCGTACGACGACCCGGCGGCCACCATAGAAGCCAATGCCATGGGCACCCTGAACATCCTGGAGGCGGTGCGCTGCGCGCCTTCGGTGCAGGCCGTGGTGTGCATCACCTCGGACAAGTGCTACCGCAACGACGAATGGGTGTGGGGCTACCGCGAAACCGACCACCTTGGCGGCGAGGACCCGTACTCTGCGTCCAAGGGCTGCGCCGAGATCATCGCGCACTCGTACTTCCGCTCGTTCTTCAAGAACGGCGTGCGCTGCGCCACCACCCGCGCGGGCAACGTCATCGGCGGCGGCGACTGGGCGGCGGACCGTATCGTGCCCGACTGCGCGCGCGCATGGGCCGAAGGAAAGGCCGTGCAAATCCGCAGCCCGTGGGCCACGCGCCCGTGGCAGCACGTGCTGGAACCCCTTTCCGGCTACCTGTGGCTGGGCGCAAAGCTGCTGCTGAACGAGCAGGGTCCGTTCCCCCTTTCGGGCGAGGCCTACAACTTCGGCCCGGCGGCGGACGTGAACAACAACGTGGCCGAGGTGGTGGACGCCCTGGCCCCGTACTGGCCCGGATTCGCCAGCGAAATGGACCGCGCCGGGCAGGCGGGCATGAAGGAATGCACCCTGCTCAAGCTGTGCTGCGACAAGTCGCTGGCCTACCTTGGCTGGCAGGCCACGCTGAACTTTGCCGAAACCATCCGCTTCACGGCGGAATGGTACCGCGCGTTCTACGCGCCTGCCGGTGCGGAGCGTCCTGACATGTACGCCTTCACCATGAACCAGATCGCGGAATACTCCGACAAGGCCGCCGCCAAGGGCCTTGCCTGGGCGAACTAG
- a CDS encoding DegT/DnrJ/EryC1/StrS family aminotransferase: protein MTTPALRLSRSIVGQAEADAVSRVILEDGYLGMGNEVKRFEEDIAAYLGVPAQNVVTANTGTAALHMAVQAAVQPGAEVLVQSLTFVASFQAISGAGAVPVACEALPETCTIDLADAERRLTERTAAIMPVHYASNPAGLDAVYAFAQKHGLRVIEDAAHAFGCLHDGRMIGTFGDIACFSFDGIKNITSGEGGCIVTADQTVAQLCRDARLLSVANDTEKRFSGQRSWDFDVTRQGWRYHMSNIMAAIGRVQLARLPGEFAPARMRLVARYRQRLAGAPHLALLTTDPRDVVVPHIFPVRILDGRKNHVVDALQAKGIPTGMHYKPNHLLTYYGGGTQSLPVTEMLGSQLTTLPLHPGMSDADVDMVCDALLEALA from the coding sequence ATGACCACCCCCGCCTTGCGTCTTTCCCGGTCCATCGTGGGCCAGGCCGAAGCCGACGCCGTCAGCCGCGTCATCCTCGAGGACGGCTACCTCGGCATGGGCAACGAAGTGAAGCGCTTCGAAGAAGACATCGCCGCCTACCTTGGCGTGCCCGCGCAGAACGTGGTCACCGCCAACACCGGCACCGCCGCCCTGCACATGGCCGTGCAGGCCGCCGTGCAGCCGGGTGCGGAAGTGCTGGTGCAGTCGCTGACCTTCGTGGCCTCGTTCCAGGCCATCAGCGGGGCCGGGGCCGTGCCCGTGGCCTGCGAGGCCCTGCCGGAAACCTGCACCATCGACCTTGCCGACGCCGAACGCCGCCTGACCGAACGCACCGCCGCCATCATGCCGGTGCATTACGCCAGCAACCCCGCCGGGCTGGATGCCGTATACGCCTTTGCCCAAAAGCACGGCCTGCGCGTCATCGAGGACGCGGCCCACGCCTTCGGCTGCCTGCACGATGGCCGCATGATCGGCACCTTTGGCGACATCGCCTGCTTCAGCTTTGACGGCATCAAGAACATCACCAGCGGCGAGGGCGGGTGCATCGTCACCGCCGACCAGACCGTGGCCCAGCTGTGCCGCGACGCGCGCCTGCTGTCCGTGGCCAACGACACGGAAAAGCGCTTCTCCGGCCAGCGCAGCTGGGATTTCGACGTTACCCGGCAGGGCTGGCGCTACCACATGAGCAACATCATGGCCGCCATAGGCCGCGTGCAACTGGCCCGCCTGCCCGGCGAATTCGCCCCGGCGCGCATGCGCCTGGTCGCGCGCTACCGCCAGCGGCTTGCCGGGGCGCCGCATCTGGCCCTGCTGACCACGGACCCCCGCGACGTGGTGGTGCCGCACATCTTTCCGGTGCGCATCCTGGACGGCAGAAAGAACCATGTGGTGGATGCATTGCAGGCCAAGGGCATTCCCACCGGCATGCACTACAAGCCCAACCACCTGCTGACCTACTACGGCGGCGGCACGCAGTCCCTGCCCGTCACCGAGATGCTGGGCAGCCAGCTGACCACCCTGCCCCTGCACCCCGGCATGAGCGACGCCGACGTGGATATGGTATGCGATGCGCTGCTGGAGGCTCTGGCGTAG
- a CDS encoding FUSC family protein — protein MRRPTLADISPAHIRHGIKTGIAAVLSLLLADVLHIQYGYWAVISAVIAMQMNVAEAIEMCLYRFIGTVMGAVMGVIAIMVFPDTPLGNGISVFVTTGLCAFLTRWDPRYRMAAITVSIVILASAGHAERIDVGLFRVLEIAVGVGSAFVVTVTLWPVRAAVGLRRDLAAQAEDCAADLTTLVDHFLARQTHVPADLLDQLARAIPRNRERLSKVRRHESLIYFYDNQPLDTLSTAVERTTDHLRTMLRSLNACAPDGHDILMAPEMRDLAETVARTLRHMAAMTNGVTGTQRAGALTRWLAVLGLRSARGQEAHPEPSASPAALLDAALARADGRLLALREAGATRRFDLAMLTQFYAFYYALRQLAEDMKGLAARMSGNEGDPLASGNGAAP, from the coding sequence ATGCGTCGCCCAACCCTTGCCGATATTTCGCCCGCCCACATCCGCCACGGCATCAAGACCGGCATCGCCGCCGTGCTTTCCCTGCTGCTGGCCGACGTGCTGCATATCCAGTACGGCTACTGGGCCGTCATTTCCGCCGTCATCGCCATGCAGATGAACGTGGCCGAGGCCATCGAGATGTGCCTGTACCGGTTCATCGGCACGGTCATGGGGGCCGTGATGGGCGTCATCGCCATCATGGTCTTTCCGGACACGCCCCTGGGGAACGGCATTTCGGTGTTCGTCACCACCGGGCTGTGCGCCTTTCTTACCCGGTGGGATCCGCGCTACCGCATGGCGGCCATCACCGTGAGCATCGTCATCCTTGCCAGCGCCGGTCATGCGGAACGCATCGACGTAGGCCTGTTCCGGGTGCTGGAAATCGCCGTGGGCGTGGGCAGTGCCTTCGTGGTCACGGTCACCCTGTGGCCGGTGCGCGCGGCCGTGGGCCTGCGCCGCGACCTGGCCGCGCAGGCGGAAGACTGCGCCGCCGACCTGACCACCCTGGTGGACCACTTCCTGGCCCGCCAGACCCATGTGCCCGCCGACCTGCTGGACCAGCTGGCGCGCGCCATCCCGCGCAACCGCGAACGCCTTTCCAAGGTGCGCCGCCACGAATCGCTGATCTACTTCTACGACAACCAGCCGCTGGATACGCTGTCCACGGCGGTGGAACGCACCACCGATCACCTGCGGACCATGCTGCGCAGCCTGAACGCCTGCGCGCCAGACGGCCACGACATCCTCATGGCCCCGGAAATGCGCGACCTGGCGGAAACCGTGGCCCGTACCCTGCGGCACATGGCGGCCATGACCAACGGCGTTACCGGCACGCAACGCGCGGGCGCCCTGACGCGGTGGCTGGCCGTTCTGGGGCTGCGCTCCGCACGCGGACAAGAAGCCCACCCCGAGCCTTCGGCATCGCCCGCCGCCCTGCTGGATGCAGCTCTGGCCCGCGCGGACGGACGCCTGCTGGCCCTGCGCGAGGCCGGTGCCACCAGGCGGTTCGATCTGGCCATGCTCACCCAGTTCTACGCCTTCTACTACGCGCTGCGCCAACTGGCCGAAGACATGAAGGGCCTTGCCGCCCGCATGTCCGGAAATGAGGGAGATCCCCTCGCATCCGGCAACGGCGCCGCGCCCTAG
- the rfbF gene encoding glucose-1-phosphate cytidylyltransferase — MKVIIMCGGKGTRLREETEFKPKPMVEIGGRPVLWHIMSIYARHGHKDFVLPLGYKGEVIKQYFHDYRIRNTDFTVDLATGALTTHECSSCTDWKVTLCDTGQETLKGARIKRVAQHIDTDRFMVTYGDGVSDIDIDKLVEFHKQSGKIGTFTGVRMPSRFGAVQTDADGNILSWQEKPVLNEYINCGFFVFKREFLDYLDEDESCDLEKQPLERLAADGQLSMYPHEGFWECMDTLRDWQKLNALWDKGSAPWAKGFKV; from the coding sequence ATGAAGGTCATCATCATGTGCGGGGGCAAGGGCACCCGCCTGCGCGAAGAAACGGAATTCAAGCCGAAGCCCATGGTCGAGATCGGCGGCCGCCCGGTGCTGTGGCACATCATGAGCATCTACGCCCGCCACGGCCACAAGGATTTCGTCCTGCCGCTGGGCTACAAGGGCGAGGTGATCAAGCAGTATTTCCACGACTACCGCATCCGCAACACCGACTTCACGGTAGACCTTGCCACCGGCGCGCTGACCACCCACGAGTGCAGCAGCTGCACCGACTGGAAGGTGACCCTGTGCGATACCGGGCAGGAAACCCTGAAGGGCGCGCGTATCAAGCGGGTGGCCCAGCACATCGACACCGACCGCTTCATGGTCACCTACGGCGACGGCGTGTCGGACATCGACATCGACAAGCTGGTGGAGTTCCACAAGCAGTCGGGCAAGATCGGCACCTTCACCGGCGTGCGCATGCCCTCGCGCTTTGGCGCGGTGCAGACCGACGCGGACGGCAACATCCTGTCCTGGCAGGAAAAGCCGGTGCTGAACGAATACATCAACTGCGGCTTTTTCGTGTTCAAGCGCGAATTCCTCGACTACCTGGACGAGGACGAATCGTGCGACCTCGAAAAGCAGCCGCTGGAACGCCTGGCCGCCGACGGCCAGCTTTCCATGTACCCCCACGAAGGCTTCTGGGAATGCATGGACACCCTGCGCGACTGGCAGAAGCTGAACGCCCTATGGGACAAGGGTAGTGCGCCGTGGGCCAAGGGCTTCAAGGTATAG
- a CDS encoding glycosyltransferase family 2 protein yields MTDTAAHSAPHAPTVSVIMNCLNCGEHLRAAIDSVFAQTFDDWEIVFWDNGSSDCSADIAQSCGDKVRYFRAERTVPLGAARNLAIARARGEFIAFLDCDDLWHPEKLARQVALFRANPAVGLVSCDTVMFSGDKELSRQFQAAPPARGKVFRELMTTQWISMSSAVIRRSALDAPGMGGQWFDEALNVCEEADVFYRIAWDWELDHVDAPLTRWRVHGGSTTFRKFAQFADETEAILAKHIRMYRDYERDYADLVALLRRRAAFQRGVALWREGKGAAARAAIAPYAASSLKFRLFRLATFLPGGMFDAVAGVYFALPSFLRR; encoded by the coding sequence ATGACCGACACCGCCGCCCACTCTGCCCCCCATGCTCCTACCGTCAGCGTGATCATGAACTGCCTGAACTGCGGCGAACACCTGCGCGCCGCCATCGACAGCGTGTTCGCCCAGACCTTTGACGACTGGGAAATCGTGTTCTGGGACAACGGTTCCTCCGATTGCAGCGCGGACATTGCCCAGAGCTGCGGCGACAAGGTGCGCTATTTCCGCGCCGAGCGCACCGTGCCGCTGGGTGCGGCGCGCAACCTGGCCATTGCCCGGGCGCGGGGCGAATTCATCGCCTTTCTCGACTGCGACGATTTGTGGCACCCGGAAAAGCTGGCCCGGCAGGTGGCGCTGTTCCGCGCCAACCCCGCCGTGGGGCTGGTGAGCTGCGACACGGTGATGTTCAGCGGCGACAAGGAACTGAGCCGCCAGTTCCAGGCCGCGCCGCCCGCGCGCGGCAAGGTGTTCCGCGAACTGATGACCACGCAGTGGATTTCCATGTCCTCCGCCGTGATCCGCCGCAGCGCGCTGGACGCGCCGGGCATGGGCGGGCAGTGGTTCGACGAGGCGCTGAACGTGTGCGAAGAGGCGGACGTGTTCTACCGCATCGCCTGGGACTGGGAGCTGGACCACGTGGACGCGCCGCTGACCCGCTGGCGGGTGCACGGCGGCAGCACCACCTTCCGCAAGTTCGCCCAGTTCGCGGACGAGACGGAAGCCATCCTTGCCAAGCACATCCGCATGTACCGCGACTACGAACGCGACTATGCCGACCTGGTGGCGCTGCTGCGCCGCCGCGCCGCCTTCCAGCGCGGGGTGGCCCTGTGGCGCGAGGGGAAAGGCGCTGCCGCGCGGGCGGCCATTGCGCCGTATGCCGCGTCGTCGCTGAAGTTCCGGCTGTTCAGGCTGGCCACGTTCCTGCCGGGCGGCATGTTTGACGCGGTGGCAGGGGTATATTTTGCGCTGCCATCGTTCCTGAGGCGGTAG
- a CDS encoding DUF6693 family protein, which produces MYTIGIFRTDVTIVECFGHAVLWFLITLCTLGIGVFFYPYALAKFIINRTYVERDGAPRQRLVCDLDLAAQLGHALIWLLLSIVTFGLAYFLYLYGVGRYVAAHTRVEFA; this is translated from the coding sequence ATGTACACCATCGGCATCTTCCGCACCGACGTCACCATAGTCGAATGCTTCGGCCATGCCGTTCTGTGGTTCCTGATCACCCTGTGCACGCTGGGCATCGGCGTGTTCTTCTACCCCTATGCCCTTGCCAAGTTCATCATCAACCGCACCTATGTGGAACGCGACGGCGCTCCGCGCCAGCGGCTGGTCTGCGACCTGGACCTGGCCGCGCAGCTGGGACACGCGCTGATCTGGCTGCTGCTGTCCATCGTCACCTTCGGGCTGGCCTACTTCCTGTATCTGTACGGGGTGGGACGCTACGTGGCCGCGCACACCCGCGTCGAGTTCGCGTAG
- a CDS encoding dTDP-4-dehydrorhamnose 3,5-epimerase family protein, whose protein sequence is MNATTIDGVVTLDLRVIPTEGGPVLHMLRSDSPLFTSFGELYFSEVEPGAVKAWKRHTRQTQHFAVPMGRMKVVIHDSRPGSPTFGVTEEFLLGRPDDYRLLRIPPLVWYGFTAVSETPALICNCADLPHDPTESERAPRDSPEIPYRW, encoded by the coding sequence GTGAACGCCACGACCATCGACGGGGTGGTGACGCTGGACCTGCGCGTCATCCCGACAGAAGGCGGCCCGGTGCTGCACATGCTGCGGTCCGATTCGCCCCTGTTCACGAGTTTCGGCGAACTGTACTTCTCGGAAGTGGAGCCCGGCGCGGTAAAGGCGTGGAAGCGTCACACCCGCCAGACGCAGCACTTCGCGGTGCCCATGGGGCGGATGAAGGTGGTCATCCACGACAGCCGCCCCGGCTCGCCCACCTTCGGCGTGACGGAAGAATTCCTGCTGGGCAGGCCGGACGACTACCGGCTGCTGCGCATTCCGCCGCTGGTGTGGTACGGGTTCACGGCGGTCAGCGAAACGCCCGCGCTGATCTGCAACTGCGCGGATTTGCCGCACGACCCCACGGAAAGCGAACGCGCGCCCAGAGACTCGCCCGAGATTCCATACCGCTGGTAG
- a CDS encoding EAL domain-containing protein, producing MPIAVPQDDHGGAFGPRRSLRGGAAFGLTAIFCALGLICVLATGTLVVDRLDAFEHELAAANVRRAVNALQGDVLRLDALLKDWAWWDDSYQFMVDGNPSYIESNITPEVFRDQHLDAIVHVSGNGTIFHSSAPNIVSGGVERADPALLEFMGRLSTSMPHTGPHDGIYGLVRIGDAIWMTACRPVLDSLQSQPARGWMWMARLVDVPYQRELARNTELQLAIVPALAADLPPTLQELAVAPADAPMSGTPVAERPLVGVASRTIWSGVLLPDLDGGAPLAVTVQAPRALGETARNIVHSGLLVVLTISILALIAGLLFLDRRVLSRLAALSARVAANVPAAKLANMPQGGDELDRLALVTSWAFQSIRENEQFLSEMLDALKVGVMLVDRETRTIVSINSHACTLLGRGAAEVTGRRCHQFVCPAEEGACPVCDLGQPMDHAKRTLLTATGNMDILKSVVPIAREGKEYLLETFIDISDLEHTRRMLEESEEQYRAMFLNTGTPAILINEDTTVALANPEFLRLVRMGQADLDRHPSWTGFFHEHDVPRMLGYHADRRSGVAAPREYESRLIDAAGGLHHVAMTVTMIPHTRQSVAFIRDITDMKLAEARLQELAFTDSLTGLANRLRGLETLDGMLADARHAEQPLGVLLLDLDDFKLVNDSMGHATGDVVLMEVGRRLSEVLGSDERVARLGGDEFIIITAAPGGAEAHAELAKRLIAEFSLPFRVAHSEVYLGVSIGIAAFPADGDTGGHLVRCADLAMYRAKAAGKNTYRFYTPELTRAAQHRLEVEAELRPAIALGHIVPYYQPVVDLSSGRIVGAEALARWRKPDGTLVSPADFIPVAEQTGLVASIDMAVLSQACPQTQAWADAGLGRLRVSCNISARHLQRGNLPGDIRAVLDASRLPPAQLALEITETVYMENIDKARTMLDAVTELGVRILLDDFGTGYSSLSYLQALSFDVIKIDRSFVKDLPDASSLALLRAMLGIAAGLGVTSLAEGVETMEQYVLLKSLGCGRGQGYLFSPPVPAARFEELLREQKAGKRYP from the coding sequence ATGCCCATAGCAGTGCCGCAGGATGACCACGGCGGCGCATTCGGCCCCCGACGCAGCCTGCGCGGTGGGGCGGCCTTTGGCCTTACGGCCATTTTCTGTGCTCTCGGCCTGATATGCGTGCTGGCCACGGGAACGCTGGTGGTCGACAGGCTGGACGCCTTCGAGCACGAACTGGCCGCCGCCAACGTGCGCCGCGCCGTCAACGCACTGCAAGGCGATGTGCTCAGGCTGGATGCGCTGCTCAAGGACTGGGCCTGGTGGGATGATTCCTATCAGTTCATGGTCGACGGCAACCCTTCCTACATCGAAAGCAACATCACCCCCGAAGTCTTCCGCGACCAGCATCTGGACGCCATCGTGCACGTTTCCGGCAACGGCACGATCTTCCATTCCAGCGCGCCGAATATCGTCAGCGGCGGCGTGGAGCGCGCCGACCCCGCCCTTCTCGAATTCATGGGGCGCCTCAGCACATCCATGCCCCATACGGGGCCGCACGACGGCATCTACGGGCTGGTGCGCATCGGCGACGCCATCTGGATGACCGCATGCCGCCCGGTGCTCGATTCCCTGCAAAGCCAGCCCGCGCGCGGCTGGATGTGGATGGCCCGTCTGGTCGATGTGCCCTACCAGAGGGAGCTGGCCCGGAACACGGAATTGCAGCTCGCCATCGTTCCGGCGCTTGCCGCCGATCTGCCCCCCACCCTGCAGGAACTTGCCGTTGCCCCCGCTGACGCCCCCATGTCGGGCACGCCCGTGGCGGAACGTCCCCTCGTGGGTGTGGCCTCGCGCACCATCTGGAGCGGGGTGCTGCTGCCCGACCTGGACGGGGGCGCGCCTCTGGCCGTTACCGTCCAGGCCCCCCGCGCGCTGGGCGAGACCGCGCGCAACATCGTGCACAGCGGTCTGCTGGTGGTGCTGACGATCAGCATCCTTGCGCTGATCGCGGGCCTGCTCTTTCTTGACCGCCGCGTGCTGTCACGCCTTGCGGCGCTCAGCGCCCGGGTTGCCGCCAACGTGCCCGCCGCCAAGCTGGCGAACATGCCGCAAGGCGGCGACGAACTGGACAGGCTGGCGCTGGTCACTTCGTGGGCGTTCCAGTCCATCCGTGAAAACGAGCAGTTCCTGTCCGAGATGCTCGATGCCCTCAAGGTGGGCGTCATGCTGGTGGACCGCGAAACCCGCACCATCGTCAGCATCAACAGCCACGCCTGCACGCTGCTGGGCCGGGGTGCCGCAGAGGTGACTGGCAGGCGCTGCCACCAGTTCGTCTGCCCGGCAGAAGAAGGCGCATGCCCGGTGTGCGACCTGGGCCAGCCCATGGACCACGCCAAGCGCACCCTGCTGACCGCCACCGGCAATATGGACATCCTGAAGTCCGTGGTGCCCATCGCGCGCGAGGGCAAGGAATACCTGCTCGAAACCTTCATCGACATCAGCGACCTGGAACACACCCGGCGCATGCTGGAAGAATCGGAAGAGCAATACCGGGCCATGTTCCTGAACACCGGCACGCCCGCCATCCTCATCAACGAGGACACCACCGTGGCGCTGGCCAACCCGGAATTCCTGCGGCTTGTCCGCATGGGCCAGGCAGACCTTGACCGCCATCCGTCGTGGACCGGCTTCTTTCACGAGCACGACGTGCCCCGCATGCTGGGCTACCATGCCGACCGGCGCAGCGGCGTTGCCGCCCCGCGCGAGTACGAAAGCCGGTTGATCGACGCCGCCGGGGGGCTGCACCACGTGGCCATGACCGTGACCATGATTCCCCATACCCGCCAGTCGGTGGCCTTCATCCGCGACATCACGGACATGAAGCTGGCCGAAGCGCGGTTGCAGGAACTGGCCTTCACCGACTCGCTCACCGGTCTCGCCAACCGGCTGCGCGGGCTGGAAACCCTTGACGGCATGCTGGCCGATGCCCGCCATGCGGAGCAGCCGCTGGGCGTACTGCTGCTGGACCTGGATGACTTCAAGCTGGTCAACGACTCCATGGGACACGCCACGGGCGACGTGGTGCTGATGGAGGTGGGCAGGCGGCTGTCGGAGGTGCTGGGGTCCGACGAGAGGGTGGCGCGCCTTGGCGGCGACGAATTCATCATCATCACGGCCGCGCCTGGCGGGGCCGAGGCCCATGCGGAACTGGCGAAACGGCTCATCGCCGAATTCTCCCTGCCCTTCCGCGTGGCGCATTCCGAAGTGTACCTTGGCGTCAGCATAGGCATCGCCGCCTTTCCCGCCGATGGGGACACCGGCGGCCATCTGGTGCGCTGCGCCGACCTGGCCATGTACCGGGCCAAGGCGGCGGGCAAGAACACCTACCGGTTCTACACCCCGGAACTGACCCGGGCGGCCCAGCACCGCCTGGAGGTGGAGGCCGAATTGCGGCCCGCCATCGCGCTGGGGCACATCGTGCCCTACTACCAGCCGGTGGTGGACCTGAGCAGCGGGCGCATAGTGGGGGCCGAGGCGCTGGCGCGCTGGCGCAAACCGGACGGCACCCTGGTCTCGCCCGCCGATTTCATTCCCGTGGCCGAACAGACAGGCCTTGTCGCCAGCATAGACATGGCCGTGCTGTCGCAGGCCTGCCCGCAGACGCAGGCGTGGGCGGATGCGGGACTGGGCCGGTTGCGCGTGTCGTGCAACATTTCGGCGCGCCACCTGCAACGCGGCAACCTGCCCGGAGACATCCGCGCCGTTCTGGACGCCAGCAGGCTGCCCCCCGCGCAGCTGGCCCTGGAAATTACCGAAACCGTGTACATGGAAAACATCGACAAGGCCCGCACCATGCTGGATGCGGTAACGGAGCTTGGCGTGCGCATCCTGCTGGACGACTTCGGCACCGGGTATTCGTCGCTGTCCTACCTGCAGGCACTGTCGTTCGACGTCATCAAGATCGACAGGTCGTTCGTGAAGGATCTGCCCGATGCCTCGTCGCTGGCGCTGCTGCGGGCCATGCTGGGCATTGCCGCCGGCCTCGGTGTCACCTCGCTGGCCGAAGGCGTGGAAACCATGGAACAATACGTGCTGCTGAAATCGCTGGGCTGCGGCAGGGGACAAGGGTACCTGTTCTCCCCCCCCGTGCCTGCCGCGCGGTTCGAGGAACTGTTGCGCGAGCAGAAGGCAGGCAAACGGTATCCCTAG